Proteins encoded within one genomic window of Variovorax sp. OAS795:
- a CDS encoding sugar transferase gives MAKRAFDVLVSICAIVLLSPLLIALAAWVKIDSKGSALFRQTRVGRHGVPFEILKFRTMRADASAEGPQITVGNDSRITRAGAILRRYKLDELPQFFNVLRGEMSVVGPRPEVPRYVALYTERQKAAVLSMRPGITDAASLAFRNESELLAKADDPESFYTQVILPAKLAQAEAYVATHSLGGDIRIVLRTVAMLAAR, from the coding sequence ATGGCCAAGCGGGCTTTCGATGTGCTGGTTTCGATCTGCGCGATCGTGTTGCTGTCCCCTTTGCTGATTGCACTCGCAGCTTGGGTCAAGATCGACTCGAAAGGCTCCGCGTTGTTTCGCCAAACGCGCGTGGGAAGGCATGGCGTCCCGTTCGAGATCCTCAAGTTCAGGACCATGCGCGCGGATGCATCGGCGGAAGGCCCGCAAATCACCGTGGGCAACGATTCGCGCATCACACGCGCCGGCGCAATCCTGCGCCGCTACAAGCTCGATGAGCTGCCGCAGTTCTTCAATGTCCTGCGCGGCGAGATGAGTGTCGTGGGCCCCCGACCCGAAGTGCCCCGCTACGTTGCGCTCTATACAGAACGGCAAAAGGCGGCTGTGTTGAGCATGCGGCCGGGCATCACCGATGCAGCGTCTCTTGCCTTCAGGAACGAGTCGGAGCTGTTGGCAAAGGCGGACGATCCTGAAAGCTTTTATACCCAGGTGATTTTGCCGGCAAAGCTTGCGCAAGCGGAAGCGTATGTGGCGACGCACAGCCTTGGCGGCGACATCCGAATAGTGCTACGTACCGTCGCGATGCTCGCCGCACGGTAG
- a CDS encoding DegT/DnrJ/EryC1/StrS family aminotransferase, producing MTSQPPFLPFALPDTGEEEIALVAEAIRSGWVTTGPKAKRFEQEVAAFLGDERLHCMAVNSATAGLHLALEALGVGPGDEVITTTHTFTATAEVARYLGADVVLVDIDPRTLCIDVNQVEAAITARTKAVIPVHYAGLAADMPALMAIARKHGLKVVEDAAHALPTTSAGRLVGTLDSDFTVFSFYANKTISTGEGGMVVTRDAALAERVKIMRLHGINRDAFDRFRSTTPAWYYEVVAPGFKYNLTDIAAAMGLAQLAKLPRFLERRQYLAARYREQLSSLPLILAPEPPPGETHAWHLYVIRLDATARLGRDALIQALSDRGIGTSVHYIPLHRQPYWRDRYSLNAEMFPHSEAAYQRMLSIPLFTAMTDADQDRVIAALHELLG from the coding sequence ATGACCTCGCAGCCACCGTTTCTGCCTTTTGCGCTGCCGGACACCGGGGAAGAAGAGATTGCCCTGGTTGCTGAGGCTATTCGTTCGGGATGGGTGACCACCGGCCCCAAGGCCAAGCGCTTCGAACAGGAAGTCGCCGCATTCCTCGGCGATGAACGGCTCCACTGCATGGCCGTCAATTCGGCAACCGCTGGCCTTCACCTTGCCTTGGAGGCACTCGGTGTGGGTCCAGGTGACGAGGTCATCACCACGACGCACACCTTCACCGCTACCGCCGAAGTGGCGCGCTATCTCGGTGCCGATGTGGTGCTGGTCGACATCGATCCTCGCACGCTTTGCATCGACGTGAATCAGGTCGAGGCTGCAATCACCGCACGCACCAAGGCAGTCATCCCCGTTCACTACGCTGGCCTTGCCGCGGACATGCCCGCGCTGATGGCAATCGCGCGCAAGCATGGCCTCAAGGTGGTGGAAGACGCCGCACACGCATTGCCCACGACATCCGCGGGCCGGCTCGTGGGAACGCTCGATTCCGACTTCACGGTGTTCAGTTTCTACGCCAACAAGACAATCTCTACGGGCGAGGGCGGCATGGTCGTGACCCGCGACGCGGCCCTTGCCGAGCGCGTCAAGATCATGCGTCTGCATGGCATCAATCGCGATGCATTCGATCGCTTTCGCTCGACAACGCCGGCCTGGTACTACGAGGTGGTCGCTCCCGGTTTCAAATACAACCTGACCGACATTGCTGCGGCCATGGGCCTCGCCCAATTGGCGAAGTTGCCGCGTTTTCTGGAGCGCCGCCAATACCTGGCGGCCCGCTATCGCGAGCAGTTGTCGAGCCTGCCGCTGATCCTTGCACCAGAGCCTCCGCCCGGCGAAACACATGCGTGGCATCTCTATGTGATTCGCCTCGATGCCACCGCCCGGCTGGGCCGCGACGCGTTGATCCAGGCGTTGTCCGATCGCGGCATCGGCACCAGCGTGCACTACATTCCTCTGCATCGGCAGCCCTACTGGCGTGACCGCTACAGCCTCAACGCCGAGATGTTTCCGCATTCAGAAGCCGCGTACCAGCGGATGCTCAGCATCCCTCTTTTCACCGCAATGACCGATGCCGATCAGGATCGGGTCATTGCCGCCTTGCACGAGCTACTGGGTTGA
- a CDS encoding class I SAM-dependent methyltransferase, with the protein MRARYQRRNAEVPDRRYSFLNPAVWQTVHERQRALLRLISHLGWLDLSEKSLVEVGCGSGGNLLELLRFGFDAAHLQGIELLEERYAEARRILPAELRLAQGDACEWNIAPGSQDIVFQSTVFSSLLDDAFQQRLASAMWNWVKPGGGVLWYDFTFDNPNNTDVRGVSLRRVRELFPNGQVSAQRVTLAPPIARRVARVHPSLYSLFNLVPLLRTHVLAWIAKPSN; encoded by the coding sequence GTGCGCGCACGCTACCAACGAAGAAACGCCGAGGTACCGGACCGGCGCTACAGCTTTCTGAATCCCGCAGTTTGGCAAACGGTGCACGAGCGTCAGCGCGCGCTGCTCCGCCTGATCTCTCATTTGGGTTGGCTCGATCTGAGTGAAAAGAGCCTGGTCGAGGTGGGATGCGGAAGCGGCGGTAATCTGCTGGAGCTGCTCCGCTTTGGCTTTGATGCGGCGCACCTGCAAGGGATTGAACTGCTCGAGGAGCGCTACGCTGAAGCGCGCCGCATACTGCCAGCGGAGTTGAGGCTTGCCCAAGGCGATGCCTGCGAGTGGAACATCGCACCCGGGAGCCAGGACATCGTTTTCCAATCGACCGTCTTTTCCTCGCTGCTCGACGACGCATTCCAACAGCGCTTGGCCAGTGCCATGTGGAACTGGGTAAAGCCAGGCGGAGGGGTGCTCTGGTATGACTTCACGTTCGACAATCCCAACAACACCGATGTGCGCGGTGTCTCCCTGCGCCGAGTGCGCGAGTTGTTTCCAAACGGACAAGTGAGCGCGCAACGTGTGACGCTTGCACCGCCCATCGCACGCCGCGTTGCACGGGTACACCCCTCGCTCTACAGCTTGTTCAACTTAGTTCCGCTGCTCCGCACGCACGTGCTGGCGTGGATCGCCAAACCATCGAACTGA
- a CDS encoding glycosyltransferase family 4 protein, protein MKILLINHYAGSLRHGMEYRPHYLAREWVRSGHTVRIVAASQSHVRSIQPEFVGRRHQENVDGVDYLWYRTPSYRGNGVGRALNIATFCTQLMWDAKRLAREFKPDVVVASSTYPMDIWPAHRIARLCSAKLVHEVHDLWPLSPMELNGMSARHPFIAVCQMAEDFACKRSNAVVSMLPKVQDHMAAHGLDLSKLHIVPNGVSTEEWDNVNETFAPEIAQHIQKAQSEGRLVVAYAGAHGLANALDSLLDAAAILLSEPFSFVLIGGGPERERLKRRVASEGLHNVAMFGPIPKGQISPMLAAVDVAYIGLQSVPLFRFGIAPNKLMDYMMAGCVVLSAIEAGNDPVAEAGCGVSVQAESAPDIAQGLRIIASIDPDVRRQMGLRGRSYVQEHHTWPVLAKRFIEAVS, encoded by the coding sequence GTGAAGATTCTGCTGATCAATCACTATGCCGGTTCCCTTCGGCATGGCATGGAATACCGGCCGCACTACCTGGCGCGCGAGTGGGTTCGTTCCGGCCACACGGTGCGCATCGTGGCCGCATCCCAATCGCACGTACGCAGCATCCAGCCGGAGTTCGTCGGTCGCCGGCACCAGGAAAATGTCGATGGCGTCGACTACCTTTGGTATCGCACGCCTTCCTATAGAGGAAACGGAGTTGGACGTGCATTGAACATCGCCACGTTCTGCACGCAGCTGATGTGGGACGCGAAGCGGTTGGCACGCGAATTCAAGCCCGATGTCGTGGTGGCGTCCAGTACCTATCCCATGGACATCTGGCCCGCCCATCGCATTGCACGACTATGTTCGGCCAAACTGGTGCACGAGGTTCACGATCTCTGGCCTCTCTCGCCAATGGAGCTCAATGGCATGTCGGCGCGTCATCCGTTCATCGCCGTATGCCAGATGGCAGAAGACTTTGCCTGCAAGCGCTCGAATGCTGTGGTGTCCATGCTGCCCAAGGTTCAAGACCACATGGCTGCGCACGGGTTGGATCTGTCCAAGCTGCATATCGTGCCTAACGGCGTGTCTACCGAAGAGTGGGACAACGTCAACGAGACCTTTGCGCCGGAGATTGCGCAGCACATCCAGAAGGCCCAGAGTGAGGGCCGCCTCGTGGTGGCCTATGCGGGCGCGCATGGTTTGGCCAATGCGCTGGACTCCTTGCTCGATGCCGCGGCCATCCTGCTGTCGGAGCCATTCAGTTTCGTTCTGATCGGTGGCGGGCCTGAACGGGAGCGGCTGAAACGCCGGGTTGCTTCAGAAGGCTTGCACAACGTAGCCATGTTTGGCCCCATCCCCAAGGGTCAGATCTCGCCCATGTTGGCCGCCGTCGATGTGGCGTACATCGGCTTGCAGAGCGTGCCGCTGTTCAGGTTCGGCATCGCTCCAAACAAGTTGATGGACTACATGATGGCTGGTTGCGTGGTACTCAGTGCGATCGAAGCTGGAAACGATCCGGTGGCAGAAGCAGGGTGCGGCGTTTCAGTGCAGGCTGAATCTGCTCCAGACATTGCGCAGGGTCTTCGAATAATCGCGTCAATCGATCCAGATGTTCGGCGGCAGATGGGTTTGCGCGGAAGATCCTATGTCCAGGAGCATCACACTTGGCCCGTTCTGGCCAAGCGCTTCATCGAGGCCGTGTCTTGA
- the wecB gene encoding UDP-N-acetylglucosamine 2-epimerase (non-hydrolyzing), with protein MNLITVVGARPQFIKAAALSSELQKRTGMQERLLHTGQHFDDNMSNVFFRELGIPAPCWNLGVNGGPHGAMTGAQLEGIERVLMKEKPDAVLVYGDTNSTLAGALAAAKLHIPVAHVEAGLRSFNRRMPEEVNRVLTDHVAHWLFAPTEAAVLNLHSEGITGSKIQLVGDVMCDAALHFVAVAAARTQGPQVLEGLSGRPFVLATIHRAENTDNSEALQTIVQALLELARDIDVVWPLHPRTRGVLANLGLNVNANAGLHCIEPLGYLDMIQMEQSAQMIVTDSGGVQKEAFFFGKPCVTLRDETEWIELVEAGWNRLAPPTSAAALQTAFRAALGTTGKAIEPYGRGDAARRIADILQASSL; from the coding sequence ATGAACCTCATTACCGTCGTCGGTGCACGACCCCAATTTATCAAGGCTGCGGCTCTGAGCAGCGAACTGCAGAAGCGTACCGGCATGCAAGAAAGGCTGCTTCACACCGGTCAGCACTTCGACGACAACATGTCGAACGTATTCTTTCGTGAGCTTGGTATACCGGCACCTTGTTGGAATCTGGGCGTGAATGGTGGTCCCCATGGAGCGATGACCGGAGCGCAGCTCGAAGGCATCGAACGGGTGCTGATGAAAGAGAAACCTGATGCTGTCCTGGTCTATGGCGACACTAATTCCACGCTTGCCGGCGCGCTGGCGGCAGCCAAGCTCCACATCCCTGTCGCGCACGTCGAGGCAGGACTTCGATCATTCAACCGGCGAATGCCCGAGGAAGTCAACCGGGTCTTGACGGATCATGTGGCGCACTGGCTGTTCGCGCCAACGGAAGCGGCAGTTCTCAATCTACATAGCGAGGGAATCACCGGTTCCAAAATTCAGCTGGTAGGTGACGTGATGTGCGATGCCGCGCTGCATTTCGTTGCTGTCGCCGCCGCCCGGACTCAAGGCCCGCAGGTGCTCGAAGGCCTGTCAGGCCGCCCTTTCGTACTCGCGACCATTCATCGCGCCGAAAACACCGACAACAGCGAGGCCCTTCAAACCATCGTGCAAGCACTGCTCGAACTGGCGCGCGACATCGATGTGGTCTGGCCTTTGCATCCTCGAACTCGGGGCGTACTCGCAAACCTGGGACTGAATGTGAATGCGAATGCGGGGCTGCACTGCATCGAGCCCCTGGGCTATCTCGACATGATCCAGATGGAGCAGTCGGCTCAAATGATCGTCACCGACTCGGGAGGCGTCCAGAAGGAAGCCTTCTTCTTCGGCAAACCGTGCGTCACGCTGCGCGACGAAACCGAATGGATCGAATTGGTAGAGGCTGGCTGGAATCGCCTGGCGCCCCCCACTTCTGCCGCAGCATTGCAGACCGCGTTCCGCGCGGCACTGGGTACAACGGGCAAGGCCATCGAGCCGTACGGTCGGGGCGATGCTGCGCGGCGCATCGCGGACATCCTTCAAGCATCGTCCCTGTGA
- a CDS encoding glycosyltransferase translates to MRLALLGPASSIHLQRWVAALASRGHELLVISQHRCDRELLPASVEIAWLPHQGSLGYFRNALLLRRTLARWQPDLLNVHYASGYGTTAALCGFGPTLLSVWGSDVYDFPYESFLKGRLIRWNLRRATALASTSRAMAQQVQRLTPERREIAVTPFGVDLAHFSPRLLRLAPDGLMIGTVKSLAPKYGVDLLLHAFSELLADAEVHAVAAELKLLIVGDGPERAALEALAWELGIEQRTQFKGAVAHVTVPLWLGCLDIYVAPSRMDSESFGVAVIEASACALPVVVSDVGGLPEVVRDGETGIVVPRNDVSTLREALKCLVLDPSRRNELGRQGRAWVEQEYEWGHCITQMEQCYEDTIARAKR, encoded by the coding sequence ATGCGCTTGGCGCTACTTGGCCCTGCGAGTTCGATCCACTTGCAACGTTGGGTCGCAGCGTTAGCGAGCCGGGGCCATGAATTGCTTGTGATTTCTCAGCACCGGTGCGACAGAGAGTTGCTGCCCGCTTCGGTGGAGATTGCTTGGCTGCCACATCAAGGCTCGTTGGGCTACTTTCGCAACGCGCTCTTGTTGCGTCGAACACTCGCGCGGTGGCAACCGGACCTATTGAATGTGCACTACGCGAGCGGCTACGGCACAACGGCGGCCCTATGCGGATTTGGTCCCACCCTACTTTCTGTATGGGGCAGCGACGTGTATGACTTTCCGTATGAGAGTTTTTTGAAGGGGCGGCTCATTCGTTGGAACTTGCGGCGTGCGACGGCACTTGCATCGACTAGTCGCGCGATGGCGCAGCAAGTGCAACGCTTGACACCAGAGCGCCGCGAGATTGCGGTGACACCATTTGGCGTCGACCTCGCGCATTTTTCACCTCGATTGCTTCGACTGGCGCCAGACGGGCTGATGATCGGAACCGTCAAATCACTTGCGCCGAAGTATGGTGTGGACCTTCTGCTCCACGCCTTTTCCGAGTTGCTGGCGGACGCCGAGGTCCATGCGGTGGCAGCTGAACTCAAGTTGCTCATTGTTGGTGATGGCCCGGAGCGCGCGGCGTTGGAAGCACTCGCCTGGGAACTTGGCATTGAACAGCGCACACAATTCAAGGGCGCTGTGGCTCATGTGACTGTTCCACTATGGCTTGGTTGTCTGGACATCTACGTCGCGCCGAGTCGCATGGACAGTGAAAGCTTCGGTGTCGCTGTAATTGAGGCCAGTGCGTGTGCATTGCCAGTGGTGGTGAGCGACGTAGGAGGGCTGCCAGAGGTAGTGCGAGACGGTGAAACCGGGATCGTAGTGCCTCGTAACGACGTCTCAACACTGCGCGAGGCGCTCAAGTGCTTGGTTCTCGATCCAAGTCGACGCAATGAACTTGGACGACAGGGGCGAGCTTGGGTTGAGCAAGAGTACGAATGGGGACATTGCATCACTCAAATGGAGCAATGCTATGAAGACACGATTGCGCGCGCAAAAAGGTGA